A single genomic interval of Gemmatimonadales bacterium harbors:
- the truA gene encoding tRNA pseudouridine(38-40) synthase TruA: MSRTFLAVLHFDGGRFLGWQRQATGRTVQAEVEAVLERLAGRRVVAHGAGRTDAGVHSEGMGVSFALPAKWEPETVRRALNALLPRDCWVERVRLMQPGFHARKSARGREYRYVVGVDPASMSPFRRPYEWALGRELDAGRLHKAAATLLGEHSFRAFAVKGEPKPHYRSTLRRAEWQARDAGQGFTFHVAADRFLHHMVRMLVGTMVDIGLDRRPVEDMTALLAREDNADTSPPAPPEGLYFVSAEYAAEAFADHPGDAA; the protein is encoded by the coding sequence ATGAGCCGGACTTTTCTTGCCGTGTTGCACTTTGATGGCGGCCGCTTTCTCGGCTGGCAACGGCAGGCGACCGGCCGTACGGTCCAGGCGGAAGTGGAGGCGGTGCTCGAGCGGCTCGCTGGGCGCCGGGTCGTGGCCCATGGCGCCGGGCGAACGGACGCCGGCGTCCACTCCGAGGGCATGGGGGTCAGCTTCGCCCTCCCGGCCAAGTGGGAGCCGGAGACGGTCCGGCGCGCGCTCAATGCGCTGCTCCCACGCGATTGCTGGGTGGAACGGGTCCGGCTGATGCAGCCGGGGTTCCACGCGCGGAAGAGCGCACGTGGTCGCGAGTACCGGTATGTGGTGGGAGTGGATCCCGCATCGATGTCTCCCTTCCGGCGCCCGTACGAATGGGCGCTGGGGCGCGAACTCGACGCCGGACGGCTCCATAAGGCGGCCGCGACGCTGCTCGGGGAGCACAGCTTCCGTGCCTTCGCGGTGAAGGGCGAACCGAAGCCGCACTACCGCAGCACGCTGCGGCGCGCCGAATGGCAGGCACGGGACGCGGGCCAGGGGTTCACCTTTCACGTGGCCGCCGACCGCTTCCTGCACCACATGGTGCGGATGCTCGTCGGGACCATGGTGGACATCGGACTCGATCGGCGACCGGTCGAAGACATGACCGCCCTGCTGGCGCGGGAGGACAACGCCGACACCAGCCCGCCCGCGCCGCCCGAAGGATTGTATTTCGTCTCCGCCGAGTACGCGGCGGAGGCATTCGCTGACCA
- the trpD gene encoding anthranilate phosphoribosyltransferase, producing the protein MPNVAPPLAEALRLLSIGRSLTASQSAAAFAVLVAGEAADGDAASLLMGLKRKGETADEIAGAALVLREAMIPLIVPDRDDLVDTCGTGGGLVGTLNISTAAAILAVGAGVRVAKHGNRSHTSRSGSADVLEALGVAVELRPPVAAKALETSGFTFMYAPQYHPAMRHVAGVRRQLGVATMMNLLGPLANPAGVGRQVVGVAERRVAPLLADALRRLGTRHAMVVHAEVGMDEISPMGATEVWEVRGSAVREWLIEPAEFGLEVSDLTPLAGGEPDENANRIERLLEGADADHAARSALVLNAGAALYVAGVSAEFPKAVDLARRALTAGTGRDALSRIRAAVSCDPAEAA; encoded by the coding sequence ATGCCCAACGTCGCGCCGCCCCTCGCCGAGGCCCTCCGGCTGCTCTCCATTGGCCGTTCGCTCACGGCGTCCCAGTCTGCCGCGGCGTTTGCCGTGCTCGTCGCCGGCGAGGCCGCAGACGGCGATGCCGCCTCGCTCCTGATGGGGCTGAAGCGCAAGGGAGAAACCGCGGATGAGATTGCCGGGGCGGCATTGGTGCTGCGCGAGGCGATGATCCCGCTGATCGTGCCCGACCGTGACGATCTGGTGGACACCTGTGGCACGGGCGGCGGACTCGTCGGCACCCTCAACATCTCGACCGCCGCTGCCATCCTGGCCGTCGGGGCAGGGGTTCGCGTGGCCAAACATGGGAACCGGAGCCATACCTCCCGGTCCGGTTCGGCCGATGTGCTCGAGGCGCTTGGGGTGGCGGTTGAATTGCGGCCCCCTGTCGCCGCGAAGGCGCTCGAAACCTCCGGCTTCACCTTCATGTACGCGCCCCAGTACCACCCCGCGATGCGTCATGTCGCCGGGGTGCGGCGTCAGCTCGGCGTGGCCACTATGATGAACCTGCTCGGGCCGCTCGCCAACCCGGCGGGCGTGGGGCGCCAGGTGGTTGGCGTGGCCGAGCGGCGTGTCGCGCCGCTGCTCGCCGACGCGCTCCGGCGCCTCGGCACCCGGCACGCCATGGTGGTGCATGCCGAGGTCGGGATGGATGAGATCAGCCCGATGGGGGCGACGGAAGTCTGGGAGGTGCGGGGGAGCGCGGTGCGCGAATGGCTGATCGAACCGGCTGAGTTCGGTCTGGAGGTATCTGACCTGACCCCCTTGGCCGGCGGGGAACCGGACGAGAATGCCAACCGCATTGAACGACTGCTCGAGGGGGCGGATGCCGACCACGCGGCGCGCTCGGCGCTGGTGCTCAACGCCGGGGCGGCACTCTATGTGGCGGGGGTGTCAGCAGAGTTTCCGAAGGCTGTTGATCTCGCTCGGCGGGCCCTGACGGCGGGGACAGGGCGAGACGCCCTCTCGCGCATTCGTGCCGCCGTTTCGTGCGACCCAGCGGAGGCCGCCTAG
- the lexA gene encoding transcriptional repressor LexA — MPLTRRQSDILSYLQSQIADNGYAPSFEEIAEHFGFQSLATVHEHLTNLERKGYIRRAYNESRSIEVLPPKGTAVASEIPVLGRVAAGTPIESVMHSETLAVPNEMLPARGPNYALQVRGDSMVEAHIIDGDYVVVHGKQSAENGEMVIALINGAEATVKKFYREAGGWIRLQPANETMAPMRFQERDVLIQGVVVGVIRKY, encoded by the coding sequence ATGCCGCTCACGCGCCGACAAAGCGACATTCTTTCCTACCTGCAATCCCAGATTGCGGACAACGGCTACGCGCCGAGCTTCGAGGAAATCGCGGAACACTTCGGGTTCCAGTCCCTGGCCACGGTGCATGAGCACCTGACCAACCTGGAACGAAAGGGGTACATCCGGCGCGCCTACAACGAGAGCCGATCCATCGAGGTGTTACCCCCCAAGGGGACGGCGGTCGCCTCGGAAATCCCGGTGCTCGGCCGGGTCGCGGCGGGCACCCCGATCGAATCGGTCATGCACAGCGAAACACTGGCGGTGCCGAACGAGATGCTCCCTGCCCGCGGCCCGAATTACGCCCTCCAGGTCCGGGGCGATTCCATGGTCGAGGCCCACATCATCGACGGCGACTATGTCGTGGTCCACGGGAAGCAGTCGGCCGAAAATGGCGAAATGGTCATCGCGCTCATCAACGGCGCCGAGGCCACCGTCAAGAAGTTCTATCGCGAGGCCGGCGGGTGGATCCGACTGCAGCCGGCCAACGAGACGATGGCGCCGATGCGCTTTCAGGAACGCGACGTGCTGATCCAAGGCGTCGTCGTGGGCGTCATTCGCAAGTACTAG
- a CDS encoding indole-3-glycerol phosphate synthase TrpC, translating to MTSTLDRILDGVRAGLPALASRREALEQAARRAPPAPDFKAALRRPEVAVIAELKRKSPSAGLLAPRLDSAARARTYEAGGAAALSVLTEADHFGGSLSDLEGVAAVVTVPLIRKDFILHELQVIEARASGAAAVLLIVRALDPSALRDLLAAARRWGMEALVETHDEREVDLALAAGATVIGVNSRDLGDFTINAKAAWALLRQLPSDIVAVAESGMKDVAAVEAAAAAGADAVLVGSALSVADDPGPLLAGMAAVPRHGR from the coding sequence GTGACGTCAACACTCGACCGCATTCTGGATGGAGTTCGGGCCGGCCTGCCCGCCCTGGCCAGCCGGCGAGAGGCCCTGGAGCAAGCCGCACGGCGTGCGCCTCCCGCTCCCGACTTCAAGGCGGCACTGCGTCGGCCGGAAGTCGCGGTCATCGCCGAATTGAAGCGCAAATCACCCTCCGCGGGGCTCCTCGCACCGAGGCTGGATTCGGCCGCGCGTGCCCGGACCTATGAAGCGGGGGGCGCCGCGGCGTTGTCGGTCCTCACCGAGGCGGACCACTTTGGCGGGTCGCTCTCCGACCTCGAGGGGGTCGCGGCGGTCGTGACGGTCCCGCTCATCCGGAAGGACTTCATCCTTCATGAATTGCAGGTCATCGAGGCGCGCGCGTCGGGTGCGGCGGCCGTGCTGCTGATCGTCCGTGCCCTCGATCCGTCGGCCCTCCGGGACCTCCTGGCCGCCGCCCGCCGTTGGGGGATGGAAGCCCTGGTCGAAACGCACGACGAGCGCGAAGTGGATCTCGCGCTCGCCGCCGGCGCGACGGTCATTGGCGTGAACAGCCGGGATCTCGGCGATTTCACGATCAACGCGAAGGCGGCCTGGGCGTTACTGCGCCAGCTCCCGAGTGACATCGTCGCCGTGGCGGAGAGCGGGATGAAAGACGTTGCTGCGGTCGAGGCGGCGGCCGCCGCGGGGGCGGACGCGGTGCTCGTGGGTTCGGCGCTCTCGGTGGCGGACGATCCGGGGCCCCTGCTGGCCGGAATGGCCGCGGTCCCACGCCATGGGCGTTGA
- a CDS encoding phosphoribosylanthranilate isomerase, whose amino-acid sequence MGVEAKVCGLTRPGDAAVAVEAGASYLGVVFAGGPRVVTVAVASEIVAAASGCPVFGVFGRHSAEEILRCRDAAGLAGAQLHGAFDHRLAARLRANGLAVWAVARLTAPDECGGLTDLAAGSDAVLVEPRVAGAEGGAGVPLALDLGRRARAALRGQRMVLAGGLRPESVAAAIDAVGPDVVDVSSGVEMSPGRKDPAAVRLFLEAVRGDQPFP is encoded by the coding sequence ATGGGCGTTGAGGCCAAGGTCTGTGGGCTCACCAGGCCGGGCGACGCGGCGGTGGCCGTGGAGGCGGGTGCCTCTTACCTTGGAGTGGTATTCGCCGGTGGTCCACGGGTGGTGACCGTGGCCGTGGCCTCGGAGATCGTGGCGGCCGCCTCCGGGTGCCCGGTGTTCGGCGTGTTCGGGCGGCATTCCGCGGAGGAGATTCTCCGCTGCCGTGACGCCGCCGGTTTGGCCGGGGCGCAACTGCACGGGGCGTTCGATCACCGCCTGGCGGCGCGGTTGCGGGCGAACGGTCTCGCCGTGTGGGCGGTCGCCCGCCTCACCGCTCCCGACGAGTGCGGCGGGCTCACCGACCTGGCCGCCGGCTCGGACGCGGTGCTCGTCGAGCCGCGGGTGGCGGGGGCCGAGGGGGGCGCCGGAGTGCCCCTCGCGCTCGACCTGGGTCGTCGGGCGCGCGCGGCGCTCCGCGGGCAGCGAATGGTGCTGGCTGGCGGGTTGCGGCCCGAGTCGGTGGCGGCCGCCATCGACGCGGTGGGCCCGGATGTGGTCGATGTCAGCAGCGGTGTCGAGATGAGTCCGGGGCGCAAGGACCCGGCGGCCGTTCGGCTCTTCCTGGAGGCGGTGCGTGGCGACCAGCCTTTCCCCTGA
- the trpB gene encoding tryptophan synthase subunit beta, producing the protein MATSLSPERGSNGRFGPYGGRYVPETLLAALEELAALYDGVRGEDAFWEELGGILRDYVGRPTPLTEAPRLSAEVGARVLLKREDLNHTGAHKINNTVGQALLAQRMGKRRIIAETGAGQHGVATATICARLGMECVVYMGAEDVARQALNVYRMRLLGATVVPVESGTRTLKDATNEALRDWVANVPSTHYIIGSVVGPDPYPRMVRDFQSVIGREARRQVLERTGRLPRTVVACVGGGSNAIGIFTAFLDDGEVELVGVEAAGDGLATGRHSATLHAGRPGVLHGTLSYLLQDADGQVAPAHSVSAGLDYPGVGPEHAWLRDTDRVEYHAVDDGAALDGFARLARLEGIIPALETAHAVAWLSAERGRWQADMPVLLCLSGRGDKDVAHVAALTGEVR; encoded by the coding sequence GTGGCGACCAGCCTTTCCCCTGAACGCGGCAGCAATGGACGATTCGGTCCCTACGGCGGCCGGTACGTCCCGGAGACCCTGCTCGCCGCGCTCGAGGAGCTCGCGGCGCTGTACGACGGCGTCCGGGGCGAGGACGCGTTCTGGGAAGAGTTGGGCGGCATCCTCCGCGACTACGTGGGTCGGCCCACACCGCTGACCGAGGCGCCCCGCCTCAGCGCTGAGGTTGGCGCCCGGGTGCTTCTGAAGCGCGAAGACCTGAACCATACCGGTGCGCACAAGATCAACAACACGGTGGGCCAGGCCCTCCTCGCGCAGCGCATGGGCAAGCGGCGGATCATCGCCGAGACCGGTGCCGGGCAGCACGGCGTGGCCACCGCGACGATCTGCGCGCGGCTCGGGATGGAGTGCGTGGTGTATATGGGCGCCGAGGATGTGGCGCGGCAGGCGCTCAACGTGTACCGGATGCGCCTGCTCGGGGCGACCGTGGTCCCGGTCGAATCCGGCACGCGAACCCTCAAGGACGCCACGAATGAGGCGTTGCGCGATTGGGTGGCGAATGTCCCGAGTACCCATTACATCATCGGCTCGGTCGTCGGGCCTGATCCCTATCCGCGGATGGTGCGGGACTTCCAGTCGGTCATCGGGCGGGAGGCCAGGAGGCAGGTGCTCGAGCGGACCGGTCGCCTGCCGCGCACCGTCGTGGCGTGCGTCGGCGGCGGGTCGAACGCGATCGGGATCTTCACCGCCTTCCTCGATGACGGCGAGGTGGAGTTGGTCGGCGTCGAGGCCGCGGGGGATGGGCTGGCGACCGGCCGCCACAGCGCCACGCTGCACGCGGGGCGCCCCGGTGTGCTCCACGGCACGCTCAGCTATCTCCTGCAGGACGCCGATGGGCAGGTCGCGCCGGCCCACTCGGTGAGTGCGGGTCTGGACTACCCCGGAGTAGGGCCGGAGCATGCCTGGCTCCGGGACACTGACCGGGTCGAGTATCACGCGGTGGATGATGGCGCGGCGCTGGACGGGTTCGCGCGTCTGGCCCGCCTCGAGGGGATCATTCCGGCGCTGGAGACCGCGCACGCTGTGGCCTGGCTCTCGGCGGAGCGTGGGCGATGGCAGGCGGACATGCCTGTCCTGCTCTGTCTCAGCGGTCGTGGTGACAAGGATGTGGCGCATGTGGCGGCACTAACGGGAGAGGTGCGTTGA
- a CDS encoding HEAT repeat domain-containing protein produces the protein MTEPGVEFEQVLPPEQVEELLRTLVKASRAFQMYLPNNPMFHRAAKNLETAFDPVWSAIDELILTVHETDFVWEGTVVYHQLSKSDSLAWTLYKDGLRVLTLRKGVEIEELPRLLRVVNKVRGLAPDATDDLFTLLWAEEFQFVDVRFAEFVQDYGTGELVPGAQYSAGTIYADEVRSDLAGTEAGEGVGGVAAPGETVGEGEESGEAGGAADAVERPKGVVDIDEFDSTLYFLDAAEVDMLTADLNLEYSRDLRDASLAALYDLFESQPEPEIREEIIGVLEALFPSMLNAGEFRASAAVLRETRVLVDRSPELVAVHKDRLVQFVDQLSEPAIVSQLMQALDEGTGRPSDGDIAELLRELRPRALSTLVEWTPRLTSAPVRALVEEAVQQLASAHQGELLRLLRSGDPEALPGAIELAGRLKLEGAVAGLGEVMSTPDATLRLAATEALVQIGTPGALVLLERGIGDDDRAVRVAALKALSARGYRGALRRVEEVVNGKGRKDLDFNERRAFFEAYGAIAGAGGLATLRDLIVRRGFFRRKQSADVRMCAALGLGKIGTPEARAVLESVAEDNDRQVRNAVTAALRGVAE, from the coding sequence TTGACCGAACCGGGTGTGGAGTTCGAGCAGGTACTGCCGCCGGAACAGGTGGAGGAACTCCTGCGGACGCTGGTCAAGGCGTCGCGGGCCTTCCAGATGTACCTGCCGAACAACCCGATGTTTCACCGCGCGGCCAAGAACCTTGAGACCGCGTTCGACCCCGTCTGGTCGGCCATCGACGAACTCATCCTGACGGTCCACGAGACCGATTTTGTCTGGGAAGGGACGGTCGTGTACCACCAGCTGAGCAAGTCGGACAGCCTGGCCTGGACGCTCTACAAGGACGGGCTCCGGGTGCTGACCCTGCGCAAGGGTGTGGAGATCGAGGAGCTTCCCCGGCTGCTGCGCGTGGTGAACAAGGTCCGAGGCCTGGCGCCGGACGCGACCGACGACCTCTTCACGCTGCTCTGGGCTGAGGAGTTCCAGTTCGTCGACGTGCGCTTCGCGGAGTTCGTCCAGGACTACGGCACCGGCGAACTGGTTCCCGGCGCCCAGTACTCGGCGGGCACCATCTATGCCGACGAAGTGCGGAGCGACTTGGCGGGGACGGAGGCCGGTGAGGGGGTCGGCGGCGTCGCGGCTCCGGGGGAGACGGTGGGCGAAGGGGAGGAGTCCGGCGAGGCGGGCGGCGCGGCTGACGCCGTGGAACGGCCGAAGGGCGTCGTCGACATCGACGAGTTTGACTCGACGCTCTACTTCCTCGACGCCGCCGAAGTCGACATGCTGACCGCCGACCTGAACCTCGAGTACTCGCGGGATCTGCGCGATGCGTCGCTCGCCGCGCTCTATGACCTGTTCGAGTCGCAGCCGGAGCCGGAAATTCGCGAGGAGATCATCGGCGTGCTCGAGGCGCTCTTCCCCAGCATGCTCAACGCCGGCGAGTTTCGCGCCAGCGCCGCGGTGCTGCGGGAGACCAGGGTCCTGGTGGATCGTTCACCCGAGCTCGTGGCTGTGCACAAGGACCGGCTGGTCCAGTTCGTCGACCAGCTCAGCGAGCCTGCCATCGTCAGCCAGCTCATGCAGGCGCTCGATGAGGGCACCGGTCGGCCGAGTGACGGCGACATCGCCGAACTGCTTCGGGAGTTGCGCCCGCGTGCCCTCTCCACCCTCGTGGAATGGACCCCCCGCCTGACCTCCGCCCCGGTGCGGGCCCTGGTGGAAGAAGCGGTCCAGCAGCTGGCGTCCGCCCACCAGGGCGAACTGTTGCGGCTGCTCCGCTCCGGCGATCCCGAGGCCCTTCCGGGCGCGATCGAACTGGCGGGCCGCCTGAAGCTGGAGGGCGCCGTCGCCGGCCTGGGCGAGGTGATGAGCACTCCGGATGCCACGTTGCGCCTGGCGGCGACCGAGGCACTGGTGCAGATCGGCACCCCCGGCGCCCTCGTGCTGCTCGAGCGCGGGATTGGCGACGACGACCGGGCGGTGCGGGTCGCCGCGCTGAAGGCCCTCAGCGCCCGCGGCTACCGGGGCGCACTCCGGCGCGTGGAGGAAGTGGTGAACGGCAAGGGCCGCAAGGACCTCGACTTCAACGAGCGCCGGGCCTTCTTCGAAGCCTATGGCGCCATTGCAGGAGCGGGGGGGCTCGCGACGCTTCGCGACCTCATCGTGCGGCGCGGGTTCTTTCGCCGGAAGCAGAGCGCCGATGTGCGGATGTGCGCGGCGCTGGGGCTGGGCAAGATCGGCACCCCGGAGGCGCGGGCGGTGCTCGAATCCGTGGCGGAGGACAACGACCGGCAGGTGCGCAACGCCGTGACCGCGGCACTCCGGGGGGTGGCGGAATGA
- a CDS encoding HD domain-containing protein, translated as MSQDPHAADHNLRHDGRGLLLSLYAALRSLKLYPLENTTVQKALDDLLASGEQLLGEDEDVEIRASGDFLFVNDTRLRLELDNYASFSQVLGLLRTFEVGTLRIVRGVERREWQALLSVFLSLGTRDVAGSRFAELIARLERANIRHIQLEPLSAVEEEEDSAEAREVAKRTYAQGVAVTKDVVNSVRMGRTANLKKVKRAVQLVVDQVLNNETSIVGLTTIRDYDEYTFTHSVNVCIFSVALGKKLGLGKLQLYDLGLAALLHDIGKARISLDILNKTTSLDEDEWRVMTRHPWFGTLTLFSSRRYEETPYRAILVAHEHHMKTDLTGYPKPIRPRKLGLYSRLVAVADGFDAATTRRSYQTVPIQPDAVLKEMWENPKRGYDRVLVKALINLIGIYPVGTCVILDTLEVAIVAGANPDPTILNRPLVRIAIDTNGAVLPPPGEPADLADGNGQGGYARSIVKVTDPSRYGLIVGDYFV; from the coding sequence ATGAGCCAGGACCCGCACGCCGCCGACCACAACCTGCGGCACGATGGCCGCGGGCTCCTGCTCTCGCTTTACGCGGCGTTGCGGAGCCTCAAGCTCTATCCGCTCGAGAACACGACGGTCCAGAAGGCGCTCGACGACCTCCTCGCGTCGGGTGAACAACTCCTCGGCGAAGACGAGGACGTGGAAATCCGCGCCTCGGGCGACTTCCTCTTTGTCAACGACACCCGGCTCCGCCTGGAGCTCGACAACTACGCCTCGTTCAGCCAGGTGCTCGGCCTGCTGCGCACCTTCGAGGTCGGGACGCTGCGGATTGTGCGCGGCGTCGAGCGCCGTGAGTGGCAGGCGCTGCTCAGCGTCTTCCTCAGCCTCGGCACCCGCGACGTGGCCGGGAGCCGGTTCGCGGAGCTGATTGCGCGCCTCGAACGGGCAAACATCCGGCACATCCAGCTGGAGCCGCTCAGCGCCGTGGAGGAAGAGGAAGACTCCGCCGAGGCGCGCGAGGTCGCGAAGCGGACCTACGCGCAGGGCGTCGCGGTCACCAAGGATGTCGTCAACAGCGTCCGGATGGGGCGCACCGCCAACCTGAAGAAGGTGAAGCGCGCCGTGCAGCTCGTGGTGGACCAGGTCCTGAACAACGAGACCTCCATCGTCGGCCTCACCACGATCCGCGACTACGACGAGTACACCTTCACGCATTCCGTGAACGTCTGCATCTTCTCGGTGGCCCTGGGCAAGAAACTCGGTCTTGGCAAGCTGCAGCTGTACGATCTCGGGCTCGCGGCGCTCCTGCACGACATCGGCAAGGCGCGCATCTCCCTCGACATCCTGAACAAGACCACCAGCCTCGATGAGGACGAGTGGCGGGTGATGACGCGGCACCCGTGGTTCGGCACGCTCACCCTCTTCAGCTCGCGCCGCTACGAGGAGACGCCCTACCGGGCCATTCTCGTGGCGCACGAGCATCACATGAAGACCGACCTGACCGGCTATCCGAAGCCGATTCGTCCGCGCAAGCTCGGGCTCTACTCCCGGCTCGTGGCGGTGGCCGACGGCTTCGACGCCGCCACCACCCGGCGGAGCTACCAGACGGTCCCCATCCAGCCGGACGCGGTGCTGAAAGAGATGTGGGAAAACCCGAAACGGGGCTATGACCGCGTGCTCGTGAAGGCGCTGATCAACCTCATCGGCATCTACCCCGTGGGCACCTGCGTCATCCTCGATACCCTCGAGGTGGCCATCGTGGCGGGCGCGAATCCCGACCCGACGATCCTCAATCGGCCGCTGGTCCGGATCGCCATCGACACCAACGGCGCGGTCCTCCCGCCCCCCGGCGAGCCAGCCGACCTGGCTGACGGCAACGGCCAGGGCGGATACGCCCGCTCGATCGTGAAGGTGACCGACCCGAGCCGGTACGGGCTCATCGTGGGAGACTACTTTGTCTGA
- the trpA gene encoding tryptophan synthase subunit alpha, which yields MSETGLRARWTALRRPEQAALVAYLTAGYPDRATSLAALRLAARHADILEVGVPFSDPVADGPVIQRASFDALAGGMSLRGTLDLIAEADLDCPVVLFSYLNPLLRYGFDRLLIDAATVGVDGLLVTDLPAGADPALEESVRGSDLDLIPLVAPTTSSPRVAEIDASATAFLYLIGRLGVTGTGTPPSAELEAIVRRVRANARRPLAVGFGIATPAQVRAVASCADGVVVGSALVDALGRGGVSALDALLTELTPACVRAAEAGASRV from the coding sequence TTGTCTGAGACGGGGCTCCGCGCGCGCTGGACCGCGCTCCGGCGACCGGAGCAGGCGGCGCTGGTTGCCTACCTCACGGCCGGCTACCCCGATCGGGCAACGAGCCTCGCCGCCCTCCGCCTTGCCGCCCGGCATGCGGATATCCTGGAAGTCGGCGTGCCCTTCAGCGATCCCGTGGCCGACGGCCCGGTCATCCAGCGCGCGTCGTTTGACGCCCTGGCGGGAGGGATGTCGCTGCGGGGTACACTCGACCTGATTGCCGAAGCGGATCTCGACTGCCCGGTGGTGCTCTTCTCCTACCTGAACCCGCTCCTCCGGTATGGGTTCGACCGCCTCCTCATCGATGCCGCGACGGTGGGGGTCGACGGGCTCCTGGTCACCGACCTGCCGGCCGGTGCCGACCCGGCGCTGGAGGAGTCCGTTCGCGGCAGCGACCTCGACCTGATCCCGCTGGTGGCTCCCACGACCTCCTCGCCCCGGGTCGCGGAGATTGACGCCTCCGCCACCGCCTTTCTCTACCTCATCGGACGCCTCGGCGTGACCGGCACCGGTACCCCGCCCAGCGCCGAACTCGAGGCGATCGTACGCCGGGTGCGAGCGAACGCACGTCGACCGCTGGCGGTCGGGTTCGGAATCGCGACACCGGCCCAGGTGCGCGCGGTGGCTTCGTGCGCCGATGGCGTCGTGGTGGGCAGCGCCCTGGTGGACGCACTTGGGCGAGGCGGCGTGTCAGCCCTCGACGCGCTCCTCACCGAACTGACCCCGGCCTGCGTGCGCGCGGCTGAGGCGGGCGCCTCCCGTGTTTGA